The following nucleotide sequence is from Mycobacterium sp. Z3061.
GGCGCTGCGCAGCCTGTTGGCCGGCAAGACGAGCGACGTGCTGGTCATTGAAGACGACCACTGCGCGAGGATCTCCGGTGTGCCGCTGCACACCCTGGCCGGGGCGACGCGACGCTGGGCTTTCGTCCGGTCGGTGTCCAAGGCCTACGGTCCGGATCTGCGGCTGGCCGTGCTGGCCGGAGATCGCCGGACCGTCGAGCGGGTGCATGGACGATTGCGGCTGGGGCCGGGGTGGGTCAGCCGGATGCTGCAGGATCTCGCCGTGCGGATGTGGTCCGACGATGCGGCGACCGAACTGGTCCACCAGGCCAGAGGGCGCTACGCGAAGAACCGCAAGGCGTTGCGTGACGCGCTTGCTGAGCGGGACGTGGTCGCGCACGGCCGGTCCGGGCTGAACGTCTGGGTTCCGGTACCGGACGAGACGGTCGCCATCACCCGACTGCTCAACGCGGGTTGGGCGGCTGCGCCGGGCACGCGGTTCCGGATGGACACTCCGCCGGGCATGCGGATCACGATTGCCGACCTGCAGGACGACGAGATCGAACCACTGGCCGACGCCGTCGCAGAGGCCATCCATGGCACCGGGCCCGCGAGCGTGTGAGCTAGCTGGTGGTGAGCAGCCAGAAGAAGACGAACGTGTAGATGGCGAAGTGGATGACCGACAGCGCCAGGCCGGCGATCGCCGTCACCCGACCGGGGACGTTGGCCTTGTCGGTCTGATGCAGCGCGTGAATTCCGAACGGGATCGTGACGAGCCAGCACGGGATGAAGACAACGACGTACTGCAGGATGCCCAGTACCGCGCTCATCACCGCGAGGCCGCTGATCTTGGGGCCGGCGGCACGCTTGACTGCGGGGGCGGGGGCTGCCAACTGCGCGGCGATCGTCGTCATGTGCACAGCGTCGGGCATAGCGCTTGAAGGATTCTTGGAGCCTTCGGATGGCGAGCGGGTGGTGAGCAGACGCAAAATCACCTCGGAGCGTACGCTCCCGGGTAATTTTGTGTCTGCTCGCGCGGGGGAGGTGAGGCCCGCCGACTATCGTCTGGATCCGTGATCGTGCTGCTACCGCCGTCGGAGACGAAGCGCGCGGGAGGCGACGGCCCACCCCTACAACTCGGCGACCTGAACTTCCCGGAACTGAATCCTCTGCGGTCGGAGCTGGTGGGGGAGCTCGTCGATCTTGCGGCGGACCCGGCGGCGAGCATGTCGGCACTGGGCGTGTCGGCCAAGCAGGTCGCCGAGATCGAGCGCAACGCGGCGCTGAAAGAGGCACCCACACTGCCGGCGATCCGCCGCTATACCGGGGTCCTCTACGACGCGCTGGATATCGACTCGCTGCGCGGGGCGGAGGCCAGGCGCGCCTCGGCGCGGTTGTTCGTCGCGTCGGCCCTGTTCGGGCTGCTTCGCGCCGACGATCAGGTGCCCGCGTATCGCCTCTCCGCGACCTCGAAACTCCCGGGCAGACCCACGCTGGCCGCGCGCTGGCGTCCCCTGCTGGAGCCATTGCTCACCGAACTGGCCGAGAATCACCTGATCGTCGATCTCCGCTCGGGTTCCTATGTCGCGCTGGGCGGAGCCCCCGGCGCCGTCGGCGTGAATGTGCTCGTCGAGTACCCCGATGGCCGGCGGTCGGTGGTCACCCATTTCAACAAGGCCCACAAGGGCCGGTTGGCCCGTGCGCTGGCCGTCACCCGCGCGGAGCCCGCCGATGCGGCCGCGGTCGCCGCCGTCGCCCGCAGGGCCGGTCTGCGGATTGAGCGCGCCGGAAATGATCTGACCGTCGTCGTTTCCGCGGCAGCTGACCCGGCGAACAGACGCAAAAACACCTGAAAAGGGCCGGATTACGGGGCTTTCGCGTCTGCTCGCGCAACACGGAGGATCGCAAACGAGTGGACGGGAACGCGGGTGGACTCCTTGCCCAACTCCGGGCCGTCCCAGGCCAGCACCAGCTCACCGGTGATCGGCACGGATACCGCGTCGGCACCGAGATTGCACGCGATCGCCAGACTCCCGCGCCGCAGCACGATCCAGCGTTGATCCTCGTCATAGTCGACGACGAGGTGGTCCAGCCACGGGTCGGTGAAGTCGGGTTCGTTGTGCCGCAACTCAATGAGCT
It contains:
- a CDS encoding DUF4190 domain-containing protein, yielding MTTIAAQLAAPAPAVKRAAGPKISGLAVMSAVLGILQYVVVFIPCWLVTIPFGIHALHQTDKANVPGRVTAIAGLALSVIHFAIYTFVFFWLLTTS
- the yaaA gene encoding peroxide stress protein YaaA, producing the protein MIVLLPPSETKRAGGDGPPLQLGDLNFPELNPLRSELVGELVDLAADPAASMSALGVSAKQVAEIERNAALKEAPTLPAIRRYTGVLYDALDIDSLRGAEARRASARLFVASALFGLLRADDQVPAYRLSATSKLPGRPTLAARWRPLLEPLLTELAENHLIVDLRSGSYVALGGAPGAVGVNVLVEYPDGRRSVVTHFNKAHKGRLARALAVTRAEPADAAAVAAVARRAGLRIERAGNDLTVVVSAAADPANRRKNT